From the genome of Argentina anserina chromosome 4, drPotAnse1.1, whole genome shotgun sequence, one region includes:
- the LOC126792856 gene encoding uncharacterized protein LOC126792856 has product MGHTTNYQIMERLLMMTIAICYLCGCIVELSGEAVESPQYTVVLSESDFEVRLYRESAWMSAQVRETTSFEKATKDGFHRLYQYIHGDNLNSSQITITAPVLTSIVPSVHGPEYYVRLYLPAKFERTPPQPFTELNLQLDKRRSHCIAVRKFPGFAKDDDINEELETLMSSLKKHLSGKPGILKEKNAYAVAQYNASYHLSGRLNEVWMDLSGFTINC; this is encoded by the exons ATGGGACATACCACTAATTATCAAATAATGGAGAGGCTACTCATGATGACCATAGCAATATGCTACCTCTGTGGTTGTATAGTTGAACTCTCTGGTGAAGCTGTTGAGTCGCCTCAGTACACAGTGGTGCTTTCAGAATCGGATTTTGAGGTCAGGCTCTATAGAGAATCCGCATGGATGTCAGCTCAAGTCCGAGAAACAACTTCATTCGAAAAAGCCACTAAAGATGGCTTTCACAG GTTGTATCAGTACATTCATGGTGACAACCTGAACTCGTCTCAGATTACCATCACGGCTCCGGTGTTAACAAGCATTGTGCCATCTGTTCATGGACCTGAGTACTATGTAAGGTTGTATCTGCCTGCCAAATTCGAAAGAACACCACCGCAGCCTTTCACTGAACTGAACTTGCAGTTAGATAAGCGGAGAAGCCACTGCATAGCAGTCAGAAAGTTTCCAGGGTTCGCTAAGGATGATGACATTAATGAAGAACTTGAAACTCTTATGAGCAGCCTAAAAAAACACTTGAGTGGAAAACCAGGAATCCTGAAAGAAAAGAATGCTTATGCAGTCGCTCAGTACAATGCTTCGTATCACCTTTCTGGGCGCTTGAATGAAGTTTGGATGGATCTTTCGGGGTTTACTATCAACTGCTGA